A region from the Kineothrix sp. IPX-CK genome encodes:
- a CDS encoding sugar ABC transporter permease, whose protein sequence is MSKKYGAEKSKRSRAGKNEARTAYLCLIPAFLGLTFISYLPTIAVFILSLFKWNGVKDPEFVGLDNFIRIFTKDVYFFDSLKATIIFALLTVVGSILYSLVIAIFLNMKIIGRTLWRSIFFIPYLLPAIGIFTGWKWLYEVNYGLFNFVNRMLGLPTQQYLNSPGQVLPSLALIAIWCSGNLIVIFLAGLQNVPRVYIEASQIDGANAWQRFWNVTVPSISPIIFYNLLTALITNLQVVTPSLALTDGGPQNASMFMSYVIYMYAFVKKKMGYAAAYAAIFFILVGIFTVILFATQKTALFGEEDD, encoded by the coding sequence ATGAGTAAAAAATATGGAGCCGAAAAGAGCAAAAGGTCGCGGGCAGGCAAAAATGAGGCGAGAACCGCATATCTTTGTCTTATTCCGGCGTTTCTTGGATTGACCTTCATCAGTTATTTGCCGACGATAGCGGTATTTATACTTAGCCTGTTCAAGTGGAACGGTGTAAAGGACCCGGAATTCGTAGGGCTGGATAACTTTATACGAATTTTTACGAAGGATGTATACTTTTTCGATTCGTTGAAAGCGACGATTATTTTTGCCCTGCTTACGGTAGTCGGTTCCATCTTATATTCTCTTGTAATTGCCATTTTTCTGAATATGAAGATAATAGGAAGGACGCTTTGGCGTTCCATCTTCTTCATTCCTTATTTATTGCCTGCAATCGGCATATTTACGGGATGGAAATGGCTGTATGAGGTAAATTACGGTTTATTCAATTTCGTAAACCGCATGTTAGGTCTTCCGACCCAGCAATATTTGAACAGTCCCGGTCAAGTGCTCCCATCGCTGGCGCTGATAGCCATATGGTGCAGCGGTAATCTGATCGTCATTTTTCTTGCGGGACTTCAGAATGTTCCCAGAGTGTACATAGAAGCTTCGCAAATCGACGGAGCAAATGCGTGGCAGCGTTTTTGGAATGTAACTGTTCCAAGTATTTCTCCGATTATTTTCTATAACTTGCTGACAGCGCTGATTACAAACCTTCAGGTTGTTACGCCATCTTTAGCTCTGACGGACGGGGGGCCTCAGAATGCCTCAATGTTCATGTCCTATGTTATCTATATGTATGCCTTCGTAAAAAAGAAAATGGGATATGCGGCTGCTTATGCGGCAATTTTCTTTATTCTCGTAGGAATCTTCACGGTTATATTGTTTGCTACGCAGAAAACAGCACTTTTTGGAGAGGAGGACGATTAG
- a CDS encoding carbohydrate ABC transporter permease, with protein sequence MAGRSIRSRKKKEQIINRVVLLVVIILAALVLLPLWWIFRSSLMSNGTLYAYPPAFIPHEWKWSNYTEALKSFLYWKYFKNTFTIIIPAVSAGTITAIFCGYAFARLRFKGKKLIFNLCVGTILLPGMVTLIPLYVFWTQGLGLGGTYWPLILPYLTGGGFFNIFLIRQFLLTIPRELDEAAAIDGASRMRTLWTILVPAIKPAIVVVGMMLFIQIWNDLLQQLIYINDMEKTTFAIGLTNFTGSFGTKWNLAMAATCMTIAPGIVIYIFGQKSFVEGIVLTGMKN encoded by the coding sequence ATGGCAGGAAGATCAATTAGAAGCAGAAAGAAAAAGGAACAGATTATAAATAGAGTCGTATTGCTTGTCGTAATTATCCTGGCAGCGTTAGTGCTGTTACCGCTTTGGTGGATATTCCGCTCGTCTCTGATGAGCAACGGAACGCTTTATGCTTATCCGCCCGCCTTCATACCTCATGAATGGAAGTGGTCGAACTATACGGAGGCGCTGAAGAGCTTTCTTTACTGGAAATATTTTAAAAATACATTCACCATAATTATTCCGGCGGTAAGTGCAGGAACTATTACGGCGATTTTCTGCGGATATGCGTTTGCGAGACTACGCTTTAAAGGCAAAAAGCTGATATTCAATCTTTGCGTAGGAACCATCCTGCTTCCGGGAATGGTGACACTTATTCCTTTGTATGTATTCTGGACGCAGGGACTTGGTCTGGGAGGAACCTATTGGCCGTTGATTCTTCCGTATCTAACCGGCGGTGGATTCTTCAATATTTTCCTCATCCGTCAGTTCTTGCTGACCATACCGAGGGAATTGGATGAAGCGGCAGCGATTGACGGCGCATCGAGGATGCGCACTTTATGGACGATTTTGGTGCCGGCGATAAAACCGGCGATCGTAGTAGTAGGAATGATGTTATTTATTCAAATCTGGAACGATTTGCTTCAGCAGCTAATTTATATTAACGATATGGAAAAGACGACCTTTGCGATCGGACTTACCAATTTCACCGGTTCTTTCGGGACGAAGTGGAATCTCGCTATGGCAGCGACCTGTATGACAATTGCACCGGGCATTGTTATTTATATTTTTGGACAGAAGAGCTTTGTGGAAGGCATCGTATTGACGGGAATGAAGAACTAG